A single Heliomicrobium undosum DNA region contains:
- a CDS encoding AMP-binding protein, with product MSELLQITIGDLLDQTAARYPEKEALVYTDDRNLRLTYTQFREKADEVAKGLMALGVQKGEHIALWATNYPEWIYTQFGSAKMGAVLVTVNTNYRSFELEYLLRQSDATTLILIDGFRDNNFVEIVNELCPGLRDSEPGRLNVRWLPKLKNVIFIGRDPQAKHPGMYSWQDLIDMGRAVSDAELAERQRDLHYDEVINMQYTSGTTGFPKGVMLSHANIINNANMVADCQKWTHEDRLCFPVPLFHCFGCVMSSLACVCKGATMVPLEYFTPKGVLEAVQQEHGTVLYGVPTMFIAELDHPDFAKYDLTSLRTGIMAGSPCPIEVMRKVIDRMGIREITIAYGQTEFSPVITQTSTDDSLERRVCTVGKALPHVEVKIVHPDTGLEIPRGTQGELCARGFGTMKGYYNNPEATESAIDAEGWLHTGDLATMDEEGYCRITGRAKDMIIRGGENIYPREVEEFLFTHPKVKDVQVVGVPDPRYGEEALACIILKEGEEATEEEIRTFCRGKISRYKIPKYVRFVDHFPMTASGKIQKFKLQEIFVKELGLEDAAKIETA from the coding sequence TTGTCCGAATTGTTGCAAATCACGATTGGGGACCTGCTGGATCAGACAGCGGCCCGCTATCCCGAAAAGGAAGCTCTGGTCTACACTGACGACCGCAATCTACGCTTGACCTACACCCAGTTCCGCGAGAAGGCGGACGAGGTGGCTAAGGGACTGATGGCCTTAGGCGTCCAAAAAGGGGAACATATCGCTCTCTGGGCGACCAACTATCCCGAATGGATCTACACCCAGTTCGGCAGCGCCAAGATGGGCGCTGTCCTGGTGACGGTGAACACGAACTACCGCTCCTTTGAACTGGAGTACCTGCTGCGCCAGTCGGACGCCACTACCCTGATCCTGATCGACGGGTTCCGAGACAACAACTTCGTGGAGATCGTCAACGAACTCTGTCCGGGGCTGCGCGATTCCGAGCCGGGCCGGCTCAACGTCCGTTGGCTGCCCAAACTGAAAAACGTCATCTTTATCGGCCGCGATCCCCAGGCGAAGCATCCCGGCATGTACAGTTGGCAGGATCTCATCGACATGGGCCGCGCTGTCTCCGATGCGGAATTGGCTGAGCGCCAGCGTGACCTCCACTACGACGAGGTCATCAATATGCAGTACACCTCCGGGACGACGGGCTTTCCCAAGGGGGTTATGCTGAGCCATGCCAATATCATCAACAACGCCAACATGGTGGCTGACTGCCAGAAGTGGACCCATGAAGATCGGCTCTGCTTCCCTGTGCCGCTCTTCCACTGTTTCGGCTGTGTCATGAGTTCCCTCGCCTGTGTCTGCAAGGGGGCCACCATGGTGCCGCTGGAGTACTTTACGCCGAAAGGCGTCCTGGAAGCGGTCCAGCAGGAGCACGGCACCGTCCTCTACGGCGTGCCCACCATGTTCATCGCCGAGTTGGACCATCCCGATTTTGCCAAGTACGACCTCACCTCCTTGCGGACCGGCATCATGGCCGGCTCGCCCTGCCCTATTGAGGTGATGCGCAAGGTGATTGACCGGATGGGCATCCGCGAGATCACCATCGCCTACGGACAGACCGAGTTTTCGCCGGTCATCACTCAGACGAGCACCGATGACAGCCTGGAGCGCCGCGTCTGCACCGTTGGCAAAGCCCTCCCCCATGTGGAGGTGAAAATCGTCCACCCCGACACGGGTCTGGAAATCCCTCGCGGCACCCAGGGCGAACTGTGCGCGCGCGGTTTCGGCACCATGAAGGGCTACTACAACAACCCCGAGGCGACGGAATCGGCGATTGACGCCGAAGGCTGGCTGCACACGGGCGATTTGGCCACCATGGACGAGGAAGGCTACTGCCGGATCACCGGGCGGGCCAAGGACATGATCATCCGCGGCGGTGAGAACATCTATCCCCGCGAGGTGGAGGAGTTCCTTTTCACCCACCCGAAGGTCAAGGACGTGCAGGTCGTCGGCGTGCCCGATCCCAGGTACGGCGAAGAGGCGTTGGCCTGCATCATCCTCAAGGAGGGCGAAGAGGCGACAGAAGAGGAGATCCGCACCTTCTGCCGCGGCAAGATCTCCCGCTACAAGATCCCCAAATACGTCCGCTTTGTCGATCACTTCCCGATGACCGCCTCCGGCAAGATCCAGAAGTTCAAGCTTCAAGAGATCTTTGTCAAGGAGTTGGGGTTGGAGGATGCGGCGAAGATAGAAACGGCGTAA
- a CDS encoding DUF3784 domain-containing protein: MKVNTLLPLFNMVFFFAWGFALKKGQTVEWLAGYDEAKDKEGLVRWVANQFIAIGAVSLLLILAGPVIPERFAYVYFFGYLLVLALWLSRVSDVARKY, translated from the coding sequence ATGAAAGTGAACACCCTGCTCCCGCTCTTCAACATGGTCTTTTTTTTCGCCTGGGGCTTCGCTCTTAAAAAGGGACAGACGGTGGAATGGCTGGCCGGTTACGATGAGGCGAAGGACAAGGAGGGCCTCGTCCGTTGGGTGGCAAACCAATTTATCGCTATCGGCGCCGTTTCGCTGCTGCTGATCCTGGCAGGGCCGGTGATTCCCGAACGTTTTGCCTATGTCTATTTCTTCGGGTATCTCCTGGTGCTGGCGCTCTGGTTGAGCCGTGTTTCTGATGTTGCGCGGAAGTATTAG